The Desulfonatronovibrio magnus genome contains the following window.
CCATTCAATTTTTCCGCAGGGTACAGGCTCGATCCGGGCATCTTCACGAGCAGCTACCCGCCACAACATATTCAACACCTCGCGGGTTCGTGGAGCGTCAAACCGGGACGATATCACCAGGAGATCAATATCACTCCATATGGTTGCCGAGCCTCGGGCGTGGGAACCGAAGATTATTCCACGTTCCACGGGGATGCCCAACGCAGACAGGTTCTGGAGATAGTTTTGAACTACTCTTTGAAT
Protein-coding sequences here:
- a CDS encoding nucleotidyltransferase domain-containing protein — translated: MVDSAIQRVVQNYLQNLSALGIPVERGIIFGSHARGSATIWSDIDLLVISSRFDAPRTREVLNMLWRVAAREDARIEPVPCGKIEWESSTESAIVEVARREGLEVAAL